The following proteins are co-located in the Solanum pennellii chromosome 8, SPENNV200 genome:
- the LOC107028946 gene encoding protein OVEREXPRESSOR OF CATIONIC PEROXIDASE 3, protein MASSSTTLGISIRLGCSSNEHLMLVYPRSRTNIALPFHSYSSRLVTFSRRRNNSAITSSNKKKKSPPRKDTEEVDDIDEDAFEALFQLLEEDLKNDELSLDDDDITEEDLAKLERELEEALKDDELLGEIDSIANENTESSMAKDEEAVAEDANGDDDDEDVDMLVKLKNWQLKKLAYALRKGRRKLNIKNLAADLCLDRAVVLEMLRNPPPNLVLLSAALPDEPVPRMLEAASKPLETVPIEMSDAAKTDAKVETPVHVMQSNWSAQKRLKKVQLETLEQVYRRSKRPTNAMISSIVHVTNLPRKRVLKWFEERRSEEGVPAHRLPYQPSSISE, encoded by the exons ATGGCGTCTTCTTCCACAACTCTGGGCATTTCCATTAGACTTGGATGTTCCAGCAATGAACATCTCATGTTGGTTTATCCCAGAAGCAGAACTAACATCGCCTTGCCATTTCATTCTTATTCCTCTCGTCTTGTTACTTTCTCTCGCCGTCGAAACAATTCTGCTATCACTTCttccaacaaaaagaaaaag AGTCCACCTAGGAAAGATACGGAGGAAGTTGATGATATAGATGAAGATGCTTTTGAGGCACTCTTTCAGCTGCTGGAAGAAGATCTGAAAAATGATGAGCTATCCTTGGACGATGATGATATAACTGAGGAGGACCTTGCCAAGCTTGAACGTGAATTGGAGGAAGCACTGAAGGATGATGAACTATTAGGAGAAATTGACTCAATTGCCAATGAGAACACTGAAAGTAGTATGGCTAAAGATGAAGAAGCAGTAGCAGAAGATGCCAATggagatgatgatgatgaagatgtAGATATGCTAGTGAAATTGAAAAATTGGCAACTTAAGAAACTGGCATATGCCTTGAGAAAGGGACGGCGTAAGTTAAAT ATAAAAAATCTTGCTGCTGACCTATGCCTTGATAGAGCTGTTGTTCTTGAAATGCTTCGCAATCCTCCACCAAATCTTGTGTTACTGAGTGCTGCCTTACCTGATGAACCTGTCCCCAGAATGTTAGAGGCTGCAAGCAAACCCCTGGAGACTGTTCCCATCGAGATGAGTGATGCTGCGAAGACAGATGCTAAGGTGGAAACGCCAGTTCATGTGATGCAAAGTAACTGGTCTGCTCAAAAGAGACTAAAGAAAGTTCAATTGGAAACCCTTGAACAAGTTTATAGACGATCGAAGCGGCCCACT AATGCCATGATTAGCAGCATTGTGCATGTAACAAATCTGCCTCGGAAAAGAGTTCTGAAATGGTTTGAAGAAAGACGGTCTGAAGAAGGGGTTCCTGCTCATCGACTTCCATACCAACCATCCTCTATATCTGAATAG